One genomic region from Asterias amurensis chromosome 7, ASM3211899v1 encodes:
- the LOC139940069 gene encoding nuclear receptor subfamily 1 group D member 2-like: MEWEVRDRVGSGALDFDIDMNILCQICCDRASGFHYGVHSCEGCKGFFRRTVQQNLTYRPCLNNEQCEIKRSSRNQCQSCRLKKCNDIGMSRNAVRFGRMSKKEKDKLLAAKQQVVRRTDLVTLEPLDLRQSTSQETTDKSTSKTDTLSHKLKTPNGKLANSSAIRGSSRGGKKQKNLTPEGAIDITRQKGSETKAVLGLTASATAHRNHPYIMTNPQYLSAANRLRYLASIPRCETSEIPSGVLLIGNPAQSQSRECEPTPTQTAVDQRTESEYRQNKSSLSASEKRKLSEMQITPVKAQGKISQGSCGKTGHNAVLQYENGTKVLLSVSQRTPRDGPHQRQVLSPVQHEIQSPKTKHKCNYPVPTNANPHLGNNDRKGSNVTRETGRHFRVGSNGIDTVDTICEAYAEVMEDQWNNLEHILLIAIRKHLPDENSKSSTLPQKSSANTESISEELFSHLFSPAIGRIVAFTKSIPGFDTILHSDQVVLLKTGCFEVLLLQLCEILDVSQDSVLLVGENFTREMVKQTELGELMEAMFSVAKQLLILKLTRAETVLLHAIVLIASDRKGLTNPEATRGVQTQLSGLLEQYLYLSHGPDNSIFHRCLQIVLDLRILNIQHAEKLAYQS; this comes from the exons ATGGAATGGGAAGTACGAGATCGTGTTGGATCAGGTGCTTTGG aTTTTGATATCGACATGAACATTTTGTGTCAGATTTGCTGTGATAGGGCTTCAGGGTTCCACTATGGGGTACATTCCTGTGAAGGCTGCAAG gGTTTCTTCCGAAGGACTGTGCAGCAGAATTTGACATACCGACCCTGTCTCAACAATGAACAATGTGAAATCAAACGCAGCAGTCGGAACCAGTGTCAATCCTGCCGCCTGAAAAAGTGCAATGACATCGGAATGTCTAGAAACG CTGTTCGCTTTGGTAGAATGTCCAAGAAAGAGAAAGACAAGCTCTTAGCCGCTAAGCAGCAGGTTGTGAGACGGACGGACCTTGTTACTCTGGAACCACTGGACCTTAGACAATCAACCAGTCAAGAGACAACGGACAAATCAACTTCCAAGACAGACACCCTCTCGCACAAACTGAAAACACCAAATGGGAAACTGGCAAACTCAAGTGCAATAAGGGGCTCGTCACGAGGTGGAAAGAAACAGAAGAATCTAActccagagggcgctattgataTCACTCGACAAAAGGGTTCTGAGACCAAAGCAGTGCTTGGTCTTACTGCATCGGCCACAGCGCACAGGAACCATCCTTATATAATGACCAATCCACAGTATTTATCTGCAGCCAACCGCCTTCGATATCTTGCTTCTATACCACGCTGTGAAACATCTGAAATTCCATCAGGTGTTCTCTTGATCGGCAATCCTGCTCAAAGTCAATCGAGAGAATGTGAACCTACTCCAACGCAGACTGCAGTTGATCAGAGAACAGAATCTGAATACAGACAGAACAAATCGTCTCTTTCCGCAAGTGAAAAGAGAAAACTTTCTGAAATGCAAATCACTCCTGTCAAAGCGCAGGGGAAAATATCTCAGGGTTCCTGCGGGAAAACCGGCCATAATGCCGTCTTGCAGTATGAAAACGGAACCAAAGTCTTACTGAGTGTCTCTCAGAGAACTCCAAGAGACGGACCTCACCAGCGCCAAGTTCTTTCACCCGTCCAACATGAAATTCAAAGCCCGAAGACCAAACACAAGTGCAATTACCCAGTGCCAACCAATGCAAATCCCCACCTTGGGAACAATGATCGGAAAGGAAGCAATGTTACTAGAGAGACAGGACGCCATTTTAGAGTAGGGTCTAATGGCATAGATACAGTAGACACCATATGTGAGGCTTATGCTGAAGTCATGGAGGATCAATGGAACAATCTAGAACATATTCTACTCATTGCAATCAGGAAACATCTTCCAGACGAGAATTCCAAATCATCAACTCTTCCCcag AAGTCCAGCGCCAATACAGAGTCCATCTCGGAAGAACTGTTTTCTCATTTATTTTCTCCGGCCATCGGACGCATCGTTGCCTTCACTAAGTCCATCCCAGGATTTGATACAATTCTTCATTCTGATCAG GTTGTTCTCCTGAAGACAGGTTGTTTTGAGGTACTTCTTCTTCAGCTGTGTGAGATACTAGACGTAAGCCAAGACTCTGTTCTCTTGGTAGGAGAGAACTTCACCAGAGAGATGGTCAAACAGACAG AACTTGGAGAGTTAATGGAAGCAATGTTCTCCGTTGCCAAGCAACTCCTTATTCTAAAACTGACTCGAGCAGAAACAGTTCTCTTACATGCTATTGTTTTAATAGCATCAG ATCGTAAAGGCCTCACTAACCCAGAAGCTACTCGTGGAGTTCAGACCCAACTCTCAGGATTGTTGGAGCA